From a single Planococcus shenhongbingii genomic region:
- a CDS encoding sigma-54 interaction domain-containing protein, translating to MKRPKLLLVTKSRQTFEVFHQQLTEYFKDDDLQIVSLNEENCRDSDLILLSSEKLMDTQKFPAEKTIVSRRGLDISKLEDLVKLPSDSECIVVNNLLENTDEIIDLLKSLGFEFNMHPYYPGSNQKIDGIDTAIVPSVIELVPPYIKNIIDIGIRPLDFSTIIEVSIRLGLDSEKVNSQSTRYVKEIISLSQKLSSSLDIVKNLNHQLEAIFNTVHDGLIATDDHGHILKINKAAKDILNYSNPESILGKNAPLLFPRLFIENKKSKDLKETAIVNVNEKKLVVNKSEIIVNNRKIGELTAFQDVTRIQYLEKSIRKDMQKIGFSSRYTSKDILGSSRKIKEIMNVVEKIAKTDHTVMILGENGTGKELFAHSIHDLSARGDGPLIPVNFAGLPQSLAESELFGYEDGTFTGAKKGGKQGLFEIAHNGTIFLDEIGDAPLHIQTLLLRVLQEKQVMRVGGRNLIPVNVRVIAATNKDLKQLVKEGKFREDLYYRLFVLPIRVPPLRERKEDILDLLHYFIENNSTATPEISPAVIKELLDYDWPGNVRELIGVVQYMTAVMDDNCITLNDLPEQFREKMEKDERQENDLLATLQKEGDLKEFYVILSSLSQAKKQMKNIGRGKVVENVMTEGYNLTEQKVRRRMAILRDHGLIYCGVKGKGSKISETGEALLKMLEPTLKV from the coding sequence TTGAAACGACCTAAATTATTATTAGTCACTAAATCTAGACAAACGTTTGAAGTTTTTCACCAGCAATTGACCGAGTATTTTAAAGACGATGATTTGCAGATTGTTTCCTTGAACGAGGAAAACTGCCGCGACAGCGACCTCATACTGCTTTCGTCAGAAAAATTGATGGACACTCAAAAATTTCCTGCTGAAAAAACAATCGTTTCAAGACGAGGACTGGATATTTCGAAGCTTGAAGACTTGGTTAAATTGCCTTCTGATTCCGAATGCATTGTGGTGAATAATTTGCTGGAAAATACGGATGAAATCATAGATTTGTTGAAAAGCCTAGGGTTTGAATTCAATATGCACCCCTATTATCCAGGCTCCAATCAAAAAATAGATGGAATAGATACTGCTATTGTGCCCTCAGTCATTGAACTTGTTCCCCCTTATATAAAAAATATCATTGATATTGGCATTCGTCCCCTGGACTTTTCCACTATTATAGAAGTTTCAATAAGACTAGGTTTAGATAGCGAAAAAGTGAATTCGCAATCGACTCGCTATGTAAAAGAAATTATCTCATTAAGCCAGAAGCTATCTTCTTCATTGGATATCGTGAAGAACTTGAATCACCAATTGGAAGCGATTTTTAATACCGTTCATGATGGCTTAATAGCGACAGATGACCATGGCCATATTCTTAAAATAAATAAAGCAGCAAAAGATATTCTAAATTATTCGAATCCGGAATCGATCCTTGGAAAAAATGCACCATTACTGTTTCCAAGGCTTTTTATTGAAAATAAAAAGAGTAAGGACCTTAAAGAAACAGCAATAGTAAATGTCAATGAGAAAAAATTGGTGGTAAATAAAAGCGAAATCATTGTCAATAATAGAAAAATCGGGGAACTGACGGCATTTCAAGACGTTACCAGAATCCAGTATTTAGAGAAAAGCATTCGGAAGGATATGCAGAAAATCGGCTTTTCTTCAAGATATACAAGCAAAGACATATTGGGAAGCAGCAGAAAAATCAAAGAAATAATGAATGTAGTCGAGAAAATAGCGAAAACGGATCATACAGTTATGATTCTCGGAGAAAATGGAACAGGCAAGGAATTATTTGCGCATTCCATCCATGATTTATCAGCGCGGGGTGATGGCCCACTGATTCCGGTGAATTTCGCTGGCTTGCCTCAATCATTAGCCGAAAGTGAACTTTTTGGTTATGAAGATGGAACATTCACTGGCGCAAAAAAAGGCGGGAAACAAGGGCTTTTCGAAATCGCCCATAACGGGACAATCTTTTTGGATGAAATTGGAGATGCTCCTCTACACATACAGACTTTATTGCTGCGGGTGCTGCAGGAAAAACAAGTGATGCGCGTAGGTGGAAGGAATTTAATACCTGTTAATGTCAGGGTAATTGCGGCAACAAATAAAGACCTCAAGCAATTGGTGAAAGAAGGGAAGTTCCGGGAAGATCTTTATTATCGGCTGTTTGTTCTGCCGATTCGTGTCCCTCCTTTGAGAGAGCGAAAAGAAGACATTCTCGATTTGCTCCATTATTTCATTGAAAATAATTCAACAGCAACTCCAGAAATTTCTCCTGCAGTGATAAAAGAATTGCTCGACTACGATTGGCCGGGCAATGTGCGGGAGTTGATAGGAGTCGTGCAATATATGACAGCGGTCATGGACGATAATTGCATAACGTTAAACGACCTGCCGGAGCAATTTAGAGAAAAGATGGAGAAAGACGAACGGCAAGAGAATGATTTATTGGCCACGCTGCAAAAAGAAGGGGATTTAAAAGAGTTCTATGTAATTTTATCGAGTTTAAGCCAAGCAAAAAAACAGATGAAAAACATCGGCAGAGGAAAAGTTGTCGAGAACGTGATGACCGAAGGCTATAATCTTACGGAGCAAAAAGTGCGGAGACGAATGGCGATACTGCGTGACCATGGGTTAATCTACTGTGGAGTTAAAGGGAAAGGAAGTAAAATCTCTGAAACTGGAGAAGCATTATTAAAAATGCTGGAACCTACTTTGAAAGTATAA
- a CDS encoding M28 family peptidase, with protein MPALLKEQEKLFLDEINLNVPGTVLNKFLTLIRESGSVDEKLAVDFLISYLEEWQVTYKVHEPELYVSIPKRAYLKTTSPFAKKFNAKTPAFSAITGHQTVSGELSYVATDFVVEEEQNISKKIVLTEGYPTPEKVQQLTVLGARALVFINPGETIHEGICTPIWGAPDLDNYNTEPPIAVLAVNKSDGEELKEWVAKGNVTADCQTHLEQGWKACPIVDAFIEGTEEPDKYVLLHGHLDSWHEGIGDNATGNAALLEMIRIFQKNKDKLKRSIRVAIWTGHSTGSYGGSTWFADQFGLEIEQNCIAQINCKSPGCRWATSYECMTWTSEAEDFCKEVIKDAVGQKSKGSRPLRTGDYSFNNIGVTSYFMLSSTIPEVALQKKGYYSVGGCGGNIEWHTEQDLMHVADLDILTKDIKVYLVGVLRAVNSSIHPFNFAATAKEFKDTLQFYQRQAGKHFDFGLSMQEADNLEQELLMFYKGMERLRELPATASEVQRANAKLRKLARILIPINFSRMGKYRHDPALNVPALPDLAPAGEFEQLQEGSHEHTVLKTHLKRGENRVASAIREARELVNRP; from the coding sequence ATGCCCGCCTTATTAAAAGAACAAGAAAAGCTTTTCCTGGATGAAATTAATCTAAATGTGCCAGGAACTGTCTTAAACAAATTTCTTACGCTAATCAGAGAATCAGGCAGTGTAGACGAGAAACTTGCTGTCGACTTTTTAATCAGCTATTTAGAAGAATGGCAGGTCACTTATAAAGTGCACGAACCGGAACTGTATGTAAGTATCCCGAAAAGAGCGTACTTAAAAACCACTTCTCCATTTGCGAAAAAATTTAACGCTAAGACGCCTGCTTTTTCTGCAATTACCGGCCATCAAACCGTGTCAGGCGAACTGAGTTATGTGGCCACAGATTTCGTGGTCGAAGAAGAACAAAATATTTCAAAGAAAATCGTCCTGACTGAAGGATATCCTACACCTGAAAAGGTTCAACAGCTCACCGTTTTAGGGGCAAGGGCCCTTGTTTTCATTAATCCGGGAGAAACGATTCATGAAGGGATATGCACGCCAATCTGGGGAGCCCCTGATCTAGACAACTATAATACCGAACCACCCATAGCCGTGCTGGCTGTCAACAAATCCGATGGAGAGGAATTAAAAGAATGGGTTGCGAAAGGTAATGTGACAGCTGATTGCCAGACACATCTTGAGCAAGGTTGGAAAGCATGTCCAATAGTTGACGCTTTTATCGAAGGTACAGAAGAGCCTGATAAATACGTCCTGCTCCATGGCCATTTGGATTCCTGGCATGAAGGGATAGGAGATAATGCAACGGGCAATGCAGCGCTGCTGGAAATGATCCGGATCTTTCAAAAAAATAAAGACAAGCTAAAGCGAAGCATCCGTGTGGCTATTTGGACTGGGCACTCAACTGGCAGCTATGGGGGCTCGACATGGTTTGCGGACCAATTTGGACTTGAGATTGAACAAAACTGCATTGCACAAATCAATTGCAAATCGCCTGGATGCAGGTGGGCGACATCCTATGAGTGCATGACATGGACCAGTGAAGCGGAAGATTTTTGCAAAGAAGTCATCAAAGATGCTGTTGGCCAAAAAAGCAAAGGCTCGAGGCCGCTTCGCACAGGAGACTATTCATTTAACAATATCGGCGTTACTTCTTATTTTATGCTTTCATCGACTATCCCGGAAGTAGCATTGCAAAAAAAGGGCTATTATTCGGTAGGCGGATGTGGAGGCAACATCGAGTGGCATACGGAGCAAGATCTGATGCATGTAGCTGATTTGGATATCTTAACGAAAGACATCAAAGTTTATCTAGTCGGAGTATTAAGAGCAGTCAATTCCTCCATTCATCCATTTAATTTTGCAGCTACTGCGAAAGAATTTAAAGACACACTTCAGTTTTATCAAAGACAGGCAGGGAAGCATTTTGATTTTGGCCTATCGATGCAGGAAGCCGACAATCTAGAGCAAGAATTGCTTATGTTTTACAAAGGAATGGAACGATTAAGGGAATTGCCCGCAACAGCTTCTGAAGTTCAAAGAGCCAACGCAAAATTAAGAAAGTTAGCAAGAATACTCATTCCGATTAACTTTTCCAGAATGGGCAAGTATCGGCATGACCCTGCTTTAAATGTTCCGGCATTGCCCGACTTAGCTCCTGCGGGGGAATTCGAACAACTTCAAGAAGGTTCCCACGAACATACAGTATTGAAAACACATTTGAAGCGAGGAGAGAATCGGGTGGCATCGGCAATTCGGGAAGCAAGGGAACTTGTAAACCGGCCGTAG
- a CDS encoding SDR family NAD(P)-dependent oxidoreductase: MDKRVAVITGAASGIGKGIAEKFASGGDHLLLVDINETALDQTRRKLLQEYPEVKVQVASGDLTSPEFVEQIVEQCKESFGTVTVLVNCAGIFPSTPFLRISRKEWSGVIDLNLSASFFLTQAIARLMIERKPENANIINITSAASEVARPGVAHYCSSKAGLKMLTQVLALELAPHQIRVNAVGPGLVETEALLNTLITEKAIEEHKEKVSFAPLNRTAQLSEIAAAVYFISSKEASYITGQNLLVDGGYSAGRVFKSFAAKGDEMV, translated from the coding sequence ATGGATAAAAGAGTTGCGGTTATAACCGGTGCAGCTTCAGGCATTGGAAAAGGCATTGCTGAAAAGTTTGCTTCTGGCGGAGATCATCTCTTATTGGTGGACATCAATGAAACTGCGCTTGATCAAACAAGAAGAAAATTGTTACAGGAGTATCCCGAGGTAAAGGTCCAAGTTGCCTCAGGGGATTTAACATCACCGGAATTTGTCGAACAAATTGTCGAGCAATGCAAAGAATCATTCGGAACAGTAACGGTATTAGTGAATTGTGCCGGGATTTTTCCGAGTACACCTTTTTTGCGGATTTCCCGGAAAGAATGGAGTGGTGTAATTGATTTGAATTTGTCCGCAAGCTTTTTTTTAACGCAAGCGATTGCCAGACTGATGATTGAAAGAAAGCCGGAGAATGCCAATATCATCAACATAACTTCTGCTGCCAGTGAAGTGGCGCGCCCAGGGGTAGCACATTATTGTTCTTCAAAAGCTGGATTGAAGATGCTGACACAAGTACTGGCATTGGAACTTGCCCCTCACCAAATAAGAGTCAATGCGGTAGGGCCAGGCCTTGTCGAAACGGAAGCCTTGCTCAATACGCTGATCACTGAAAAAGCCATTGAAGAGCACAAAGAAAAAGTGTCTTTTGCACCGTTGAACCGAACCGCACAGCTTTCAGAAATTGCAGCTGCCGTCTATTTTATTTCGAGCAAGGAAGCTTCTTATATAACGGGGCAAAATTTATTGGTGGACGGCGGTTATTCGGCCGGAAGGGTTTTTAAAAGCTTTGCAGCAAAGGGAGATGAGATGGTATGA
- a CDS encoding M20 family metallopeptidase translates to MKKVKYAVLQAVAAHIEKNHNQMLHYLRTIVEHESFSADKEKLDQLALWLSETFEELVGGTSEIIEVQTYGNHVRCEWGQGEGQVLILAHFDTVWPIGTLNEMPFRIEGNRVSGPGIFDMKGGLIQGLFALKALKDTGISLDKKVVVFFDSDEEIGNPSSRPYIEEEAKKSDYVFVLEPGMTLEGALKTSRKGVGIYRLEVTGIPSHAGVDPDKGVSAIDELARQILKLHGETDFSTGTTISVGKISGGTATNVIAEKAEAEIDVRGKTVEELERVHKMLFNLEPLKEKTKLKMTGGINRMPLERTEKVQEMFETAKRIAKEQLSFELMEKETGGGSDGNLTAPFAATLDGLGAVGDGAHANHEHLLLDRMNERCALLAGLLIHYAGIREKS, encoded by the coding sequence ATGAAAAAAGTTAAGTATGCCGTTTTACAGGCTGTTGCGGCACACATTGAAAAAAACCACAATCAAATGCTTCACTACTTGCGGACGATTGTTGAACACGAATCTTTTTCTGCAGATAAAGAAAAGCTGGACCAATTGGCTCTTTGGCTTTCAGAGACTTTTGAAGAACTGGTTGGCGGAACATCAGAAATCATTGAGGTACAAACGTACGGAAATCACGTGAGATGTGAATGGGGACAAGGAGAAGGGCAAGTATTGATTCTTGCTCATTTTGATACCGTTTGGCCAATCGGGACATTAAACGAAATGCCATTCCGCATCGAGGGAAACCGAGTAAGCGGACCAGGCATATTTGATATGAAAGGTGGGCTGATCCAGGGCTTGTTTGCCTTAAAAGCGCTTAAAGATACGGGCATCAGCCTCGATAAAAAAGTGGTGGTCTTTTTTGATTCGGATGAAGAAATCGGCAATCCAAGTTCCCGTCCTTATATAGAAGAAGAAGCAAAGAAAAGCGATTACGTCTTTGTGCTTGAACCCGGCATGACGCTTGAAGGAGCATTAAAGACTTCTCGGAAAGGCGTAGGGATTTACCGATTGGAAGTGACGGGAATTCCTTCCCATGCCGGAGTGGACCCGGATAAAGGAGTCAGTGCAATCGATGAATTAGCCAGACAAATCCTAAAACTCCATGGAGAAACCGATTTTTCAACGGGCACAACGATAAGTGTCGGCAAAATTTCAGGAGGAACAGCCACCAATGTCATAGCAGAAAAAGCGGAAGCGGAAATTGATGTCAGAGGGAAAACAGTGGAAGAATTGGAAAGAGTCCACAAAATGCTCTTCAATTTAGAGCCGTTAAAAGAAAAGACCAAGCTGAAAATGACAGGTGGAATCAACCGGATGCCTTTGGAGCGAACAGAAAAAGTGCAGGAAATGTTTGAAACAGCCAAGCGCATTGCGAAAGAACAGCTCAGCTTTGAGTTGATGGAAAAAGAAACAGGAGGCGGAAGCGACGGCAATCTCACCGCCCCGTTTGCAGCTACTCTCGATGGACTTGGCGCTGTAGGAGACGGAGCGCATGCCAATCATGAACACTTGCTGCTCGACCGGATGAACGAACGCTGCGCTTTGCTGGCGGGCCTTCTGATCCACTATGCGGGAATACGGGAAAAGAGCTGA
- a CDS encoding ketopantoate reductase family protein yields MTITIIGAGAIGGVIGAYLIRSGEEVVFIDRDKVHVDAMNKKGLTIQMKDDSFTVEAKAYTVEEFLAAKLPVETIFLAVKAQHTKEAIEPFKPLMKPDSYVVSFQNGLCEYDIAEVVGADRTVGCFINLFADYLEPGKIEYGGVGSLYIGETDGTVSERVLDLKERLQGWGEAKATDNIFGYLWSKLAYGAMLTATATTNEEIANFFANAELHPILNAIGTEVLRVAEKQGITAEPFDNWNPALLYPHKKEPELQTSYFQLAELLRSYTKTRTGIWRDLAVRKRKTEVPQQLNPVIRIGEEHRLAMPLTRKLLSLIQEIENGEREMSIGNIRELEAVMQESGIS; encoded by the coding sequence ATGACCATCACAATCATTGGAGCAGGAGCAATTGGCGGTGTCATCGGAGCCTATTTGATTCGCTCGGGGGAAGAAGTAGTGTTTATAGACCGGGACAAAGTTCACGTCGATGCGATGAATAAAAAAGGGCTGACCATCCAAATGAAAGATGATTCGTTTACGGTGGAAGCAAAAGCTTATACCGTTGAAGAGTTTTTGGCGGCAAAGTTGCCGGTGGAAACGATATTTTTAGCAGTCAAAGCACAGCACACAAAAGAAGCTATAGAACCTTTCAAACCGTTGATGAAGCCCGATTCTTATGTAGTGAGTTTTCAAAACGGGTTATGTGAATACGATATAGCTGAAGTGGTAGGGGCGGATCGGACCGTCGGCTGTTTCATTAATCTATTCGCAGATTATCTGGAACCGGGAAAAATTGAATACGGTGGTGTGGGAAGTTTATATATTGGCGAAACGGATGGAACGGTAAGTGAGCGGGTGCTGGATTTGAAAGAGCGACTGCAAGGCTGGGGAGAAGCGAAAGCGACGGACAATATTTTCGGTTATTTATGGAGCAAACTTGCTTACGGAGCCATGCTCACTGCTACAGCCACTACGAATGAAGAAATAGCGAATTTTTTTGCCAATGCAGAACTGCATCCTATTTTGAATGCCATTGGAACGGAAGTGCTAAGGGTTGCAGAGAAGCAAGGGATAACGGCAGAGCCTTTCGACAATTGGAATCCGGCCTTGCTGTATCCCCATAAAAAAGAACCGGAATTGCAAACCAGTTATTTTCAATTGGCTGAACTCTTGAGGAGTTATACGAAAACGAGGACAGGGATTTGGAGGGATTTGGCGGTCCGCAAACGGAAAACAGAAGTGCCACAGCAATTGAATCCGGTAATCCGAATCGGGGAAGAGCACAGACTCGCTATGCCGCTTACCCGTAAACTTCTTTCTCTAATCCAGGAAATCGAAAACGGGGAAAGGGAGATGAGCATAGGCAATATAAGGGAATTAGAAGCGGTGATGCAAGAAAGCGGGATTTCTTAG
- a CDS encoding M28 family peptidase, with the protein MANLANTEQEKGLLEEINLEAPKAILERFSTLIRESGSEDEKIAADFLTDFLKKWEIPHQVHNPELYLSIPKKSYLKVTAPTEKEYRVKSPSFSVITGDEAVSGELVYISTGYAKGINDIFGTKVQGDLGDLRGKIILTEGYPMPGKVQEFADMGATAIMFISPGNNIHEGICTTIWGAPDLDNVKNEPKIPVLAINKPDGGELIELSKSETVTLEFKTFLEKGWFNCPVIDIFIEGTEEPEKYVLLHGHLDSWHEGIGDNATGNAALIEMARILYKNRSKLKRSVRIAVWTGHSTGRYAGSTWFVDQFGLDLEKNCIASVNCDSPGCRWATSYEYMMWMSEVDEFCKDVVKDAVDQPSAGKRPLRAGDYSFNNIGITSFFMLSSSIPEDVLKEKGYYPVGGCGGNIEWHTEEDLMHVADLDILVKDIKVYLTGVIRAANATIYPFDFTRTVDEFTETIQTYQDAAGTHFDFTSALDEVARLRENLAAFYQKISKLQESDISNPEVKQANKVIEKLARILIPINFTKRGKFWHDSALNVPALPDIAPALTFGQTQEGTHQYKVLKTHLMRGQNRVIWALQEAREVLSYSQLEND; encoded by the coding sequence ATGGCTAATCTAGCGAATACTGAACAGGAGAAAGGTTTATTGGAAGAAATCAATCTGGAGGCACCAAAAGCGATTTTAGAAAGGTTTAGTACGTTGATCCGTGAATCTGGCAGTGAAGATGAAAAGATTGCTGCTGATTTCTTAACCGATTTTTTAAAAAAATGGGAAATCCCGCATCAGGTTCATAACCCGGAATTGTATTTAAGTATTCCCAAAAAATCGTATTTAAAAGTAACAGCTCCTACTGAAAAAGAATATCGGGTCAAATCACCTTCTTTTTCTGTCATTACTGGGGATGAAGCAGTCAGTGGGGAGCTTGTTTACATTTCGACCGGTTATGCAAAAGGGATCAATGATATTTTCGGAACAAAAGTACAGGGAGACCTGGGTGATTTAAGAGGAAAAATCATTTTAACAGAAGGCTATCCAATGCCAGGAAAAGTGCAGGAATTTGCGGATATGGGAGCTACGGCCATCATGTTCATCAGTCCAGGAAACAATATTCATGAAGGGATCTGCACCACTATTTGGGGAGCTCCTGACCTTGATAATGTGAAGAATGAGCCGAAGATCCCCGTGCTTGCGATCAATAAGCCGGATGGCGGTGAGCTGATTGAGTTAAGCAAGAGCGAAACGGTGACGTTGGAGTTTAAAACGTTTTTGGAGAAAGGATGGTTCAACTGCCCGGTTATCGATATTTTTATCGAGGGAACAGAAGAGCCGGAAAAATATGTTCTTTTGCATGGCCACTTGGATTCATGGCATGAAGGAATCGGGGATAATGCTACAGGGAATGCGGCATTGATTGAAATGGCCCGCATCTTATATAAGAACCGAAGCAAATTAAAAAGAAGTGTTCGCATTGCTGTCTGGACAGGGCATTCAACCGGGCGTTATGCAGGGTCGACATGGTTTGTGGATCAATTCGGATTGGACTTAGAAAAGAATTGCATAGCGTCTGTGAATTGTGACTCTCCGGGATGCCGCTGGGCAACTTCCTACGAATACATGATGTGGATGAGCGAAGTTGATGAATTCTGCAAAGATGTAGTGAAAGATGCAGTCGACCAGCCTTCAGCGGGCAAGAGACCTTTGCGCGCCGGTGATTATTCATTCAATAATATCGGCATCACTTCATTTTTCATGCTGTCTTCGAGTATTCCGGAAGATGTGCTGAAAGAAAAAGGATATTATCCGGTCGGAGGCTGCGGCGGGAATATTGAGTGGCATACGGAAGAGGACTTAATGCATGTAGCTGATTTGGATATCTTAGTGAAAGATATCAAAGTTTACTTGACAGGTGTAATACGCGCTGCCAATGCAACCATCTATCCTTTTGACTTTACACGGACTGTTGATGAGTTTACAGAGACAATTCAAACTTACCAAGATGCAGCAGGGACTCATTTTGATTTTACGTCAGCTTTGGACGAAGTTGCTAGGCTTCGGGAAAATCTGGCAGCTTTTTATCAAAAAATCTCCAAATTGCAGGAATCAGATATTTCTAATCCAGAAGTGAAACAAGCGAATAAAGTTATTGAAAAATTAGCGAGAATTTTAATTCCAATCAATTTTACAAAAAGAGGCAAGTTCTGGCACGATTCGGCATTGAATGTGCCGGCTCTTCCAGATATTGCACCTGCGCTTACCTTCGGACAAACACAAGAAGGTACACATCAATATAAAGTATTGAAAACCCATTTGATGCGAGGGCAAAATCGGGTGATTTGGGCACTTCAAGAAGCTAGGGAAGTTCTTTCTTATTCACAATTAGAAAACGATTAA
- a CDS encoding amidase: MAGTGEEELVFKSITEIGGLYRSKKVSPVEVTNATLKRLDELNPKLNAFITVIAEKALQKAHEAEDVFMKGETAGKLYGIPISIKDIFRTKGIKTTAGSRILKDYIPDEDSALYNTLNDAGAIVFGKNHMLEFAYGFVHPDYGQCNNPWDFNRTAGGSSTGSASAVAAGIGFASIGTDTGGSIRLPSSFCGIVGLKPTYETVSRNGLLHLSHSLDHIGPLTRTVKDNAIVLESIASKKVNYDAVFSGSIKGLKIGVIRSLTDSRAHPEVSTLVNAAFQLLGELGAEMMDVEIPGIDAVMEIAFPILLSEASFYHKGWYPERASDYAAGTAGNLKEGFNVPAVSYLEALAQKRAFAEKVNAVFDNFDILVCPTSPSPATERDPTFEDTTYDYTQRTLPFNVSGHPAITVPAGVTPSQNLPVGIQFIGRYFDEATIYRAADVFQTVNGGYKIPCPLVVGK, translated from the coding sequence ATGGCAGGGACAGGCGAAGAAGAACTGGTGTTTAAATCGATTACGGAAATCGGGGGCTTATACCGCAGCAAAAAAGTCTCGCCGGTTGAAGTGACGAATGCCACGTTGAAGCGGCTGGATGAACTCAATCCAAAATTGAATGCGTTCATTACAGTTATAGCAGAAAAAGCTCTTCAAAAAGCGCATGAAGCGGAAGATGTTTTTATGAAGGGTGAAACAGCAGGAAAACTATACGGAATTCCGATTTCGATTAAAGATATTTTTCGGACAAAAGGGATTAAGACAACGGCCGGTTCCCGCATCTTGAAAGATTATATTCCAGACGAGGATTCCGCGCTTTATAACACCTTGAATGATGCTGGGGCAATTGTTTTCGGCAAAAATCATATGCTTGAATTTGCGTATGGTTTTGTCCATCCCGATTATGGACAATGCAATAACCCATGGGATTTTAACAGGACTGCTGGAGGATCGAGTACGGGATCTGCATCGGCGGTCGCAGCGGGAATAGGCTTTGCATCAATCGGTACAGACACAGGCGGTTCAATCCGCCTGCCATCTTCTTTTTGCGGAATTGTTGGCTTGAAACCCACGTATGAAACTGTTTCAAGAAATGGCTTGTTGCATCTTTCGCATTCTTTGGACCATATTGGCCCGCTGACGAGAACGGTCAAAGACAACGCCATAGTATTGGAAAGCATTGCTTCGAAAAAAGTAAATTACGACGCAGTTTTTAGCGGCTCCATCAAAGGGCTGAAAATTGGTGTGATTCGCTCTTTAACGGATTCCCGCGCTCATCCGGAAGTCTCGACTTTAGTAAATGCCGCATTTCAGCTGCTTGGCGAATTAGGCGCTGAAATGATGGATGTTGAAATACCCGGAATCGATGCAGTAATGGAGATTGCCTTTCCAATCCTGTTATCTGAAGCATCCTTCTACCATAAAGGCTGGTATCCGGAACGTGCGTCTGACTATGCGGCAGGAACAGCTGGGAATTTAAAAGAAGGATTCAATGTGCCAGCAGTAAGTTATTTAGAAGCTTTGGCACAAAAACGGGCTTTTGCAGAAAAAGTGAATGCCGTATTTGACAATTTTGATATTCTGGTTTGTCCAACGTCACCGAGTCCAGCAACCGAGCGTGACCCAACTTTTGAAGATACAACGTACGATTACACACAACGGACATTGCCATTTAATGTTTCAGGCCATCCGGCAATCACGGTACCGGCAGGAGTGACGCCTTCACAAAATTTGCCGGTAGGCATTCAATTTATTGGCCGCTATTTTGATGAAGCGACGATTTATCGTGCAGCCGATGTTTTCCAGACAGTGAATGGAGGCTATAAAATCCCTTGTCCGCTGGTAGTCGGAAAATAA
- a CDS encoding aspartate/glutamate racemase family protein, translated as MNIVYVIPGPLSRTEKGRLEMARRLDILKSYAALGTHVDIVDIEEGPASIESLYEEYLSIPNTVSCMHEMEKQGYDAAILGCYGDPGLDAIREVTEKMVVVGPGEAGVMAAAMSGYRFSIITVTNSMVNPLYHLVEKAGVGKKLASVRAIEVPVLALAEEKENTVRKLVAEGRKAIEEDGADTLILGCMSMGFLNVAEEMSKELGVPVINPGRIALKMAEALAGAEVTHSKRAYPSPPKISSGTVNSVKDLLVKKEILMEQRNPGMF; from the coding sequence TTGAACATTGTTTATGTCATCCCAGGACCGCTCAGCCGAACGGAAAAAGGGCGTTTAGAAATGGCCAGAAGACTCGACATATTGAAATCATATGCTGCTCTTGGCACTCATGTCGATATCGTCGACATTGAAGAAGGCCCCGCATCGATAGAATCATTGTATGAAGAATACCTAAGCATTCCGAATACAGTCAGCTGTATGCATGAAATGGAAAAGCAGGGTTATGATGCGGCTATTTTAGGGTGTTATGGTGACCCAGGGCTGGATGCCATCAGGGAAGTGACTGAAAAAATGGTGGTGGTTGGCCCGGGGGAAGCCGGTGTAATGGCAGCAGCCATGAGCGGCTATCGCTTTTCGATTATCACCGTTACCAATAGCATGGTCAATCCGCTATATCATTTAGTGGAGAAAGCTGGAGTCGGCAAAAAGCTCGCTTCTGTCCGGGCGATTGAAGTGCCGGTATTAGCACTTGCAGAAGAAAAAGAAAACACAGTGAGGAAGCTTGTGGCAGAAGGCAGAAAAGCGATTGAAGAAGACGGGGCAGATACCTTGATTCTAGGGTGCATGTCGATGGGGTTTCTGAATGTAGCGGAAGAAATGTCGAAAGAATTGGGTGTGCCTGTTATCAATCCGGGCCGTATCGCCCTTAAAATGGCTGAAGCTTTAGCCGGAGCGGAAGTAACCCATTCAAAACGGGCTTATCCCTCGCCTCCGAAAATTTCTTCAGGAACGGTCAACTCTGTCAAAGACTTGTTGGTCAAAAAAGAAATATTGATGGAGCAGAGAAATCCAGGGATGTTTTGA